In the genome of Candidatus Bathyarchaeia archaeon, one region contains:
- a CDS encoding GDP-L-fucose synthase, which yields MEFWSNKNILVTGGAGFLGSFIVEKLIRERNVTPQRIRVPRSKHVDLRKWENCMKAVDGMDIVIHLAARVGGIGFNKKYPATLFFDNAMIGIQLMEAARQAGVKKFVANGTVCAYPKYTPIPFREENLWGGYPEETNAPYGIAKKILLVQAQAYREQYGFNAIYLLPVNLYGPKDSFDPERSHVIPALIKKMVDAIGQGKEEIVVWGTGKASREFLYVEDAAEGILLATEKYNKPDPVNLGSGKEITIKQLVSLIAELTGYTGKITWDTSKPDGQPRRSLETSKAREEFGFEAKTDFKEGLRRTIEWYKSIHTHSPFPHAHDESMMKKHT from the coding sequence TTGGAATTTTGGTCTAACAAGAACATACTTGTCACAGGCGGAGCTGGGTTCCTAGGATCGTTCATAGTGGAGAAGTTGATAAGGGAGAGAAACGTGACTCCACAGCGGATTCGAGTGCCCCGAAGCAAGCACGTGGACTTGAGAAAATGGGAAAACTGCATGAAAGCAGTTGACGGTATGGATATTGTCATTCATTTAGCAGCTCGGGTAGGCGGCATCGGATTCAACAAGAAATACCCTGCCACCCTCTTCTTCGACAATGCAATGATTGGGATTCAACTAATGGAGGCCGCTAGGCAAGCAGGAGTGAAGAAGTTTGTGGCGAACGGAACTGTGTGCGCATATCCAAAGTACACTCCAATTCCATTTCGAGAGGAAAACTTGTGGGGCGGCTATCCCGAAGAGACAAACGCCCCCTACGGAATTGCCAAAAAGATTCTGCTAGTTCAAGCTCAAGCTTACAGAGAACAATATGGCTTCAATGCTATCTATCTTTTGCCAGTCAACCTGTATGGACCCAAAGACAGTTTTGATCCTGAACGTTCCCACGTGATTCCAGCATTGATAAAGAAGATGGTTGACGCAATAGGGCAAGGAAAAGAGGAAATAGTTGTCTGGGGAACGGGCAAGGCGTCCAGAGAGTTCCTATACGTGGAAGATGCAGCTGAGGGAATACTTCTAGCAACTGAGAAATACAACAAGCCCGATCCTGTGAATCTGGGTTCAGGCAAAGAAATCACAATTAAACAGCTTGTAAGTCTAATAGCTGAGCTTACTGGCTACACTGGAAAGATTACGTGGGATACCTCAAAACCTGACGGACAACCGCGCAGGTCACTTGAAACAAGCAAAGCGAGAGAAGAATTCGGATTTGAGGCAAAAACTGACTTCAAAGAAGGGCTTAGAAGAACAATTGAATGGTACAAAAGCATACACACGCATTCACCGTTCCCGCACGCTCATGATGAGAGCATGATGAAAAAACACACCTGA
- a CDS encoding acyl-CoA dehydrogenase family protein, which produces MIDFSYTEEQQLFRKAVHEWSMKHLNLEAVRKMDKTGQMPQGLVKEMADLGLLIMTAPEEHGGTGADWITTCIAAEELGYADISCAIPVFWLVQSSWGYVVDKYASEDVRNAVIRPAIKGDAFIGIATTESGGGSDVAGFKSVAKKDGDNWIINGEKMYISGTEEVQKLGGGYWITARTSPAPPGAPHKGLTGFYIPINAPGVEVTKRFDDVGRMGISTGGFSMKNVKIPDTYRLSKEDEGFYPTMEGFDLARILIGAVCVGVAQRVLEIGMDYIKQRKAFGSPIGKFEGIQFELADDWTELEASRALLYRTAWMINERYKGKMSPLEVVKYISACKLKIPPFAMHAAEHAMVWMGAYGYSQECPLDMAWRGVMSYVIGAEGALNIQRIVIGRELLGKEFIPYK; this is translated from the coding sequence ATGATAGATTTCAGCTACACCGAAGAACAACAACTCTTCCGCAAAGCAGTCCACGAATGGAGCATGAAACACCTCAACCTCGAAGCAGTCAGAAAAATGGACAAAACCGGACAAATGCCACAAGGCCTAGTCAAAGAAATGGCCGACCTAGGCCTACTCATAATGACCGCGCCTGAGGAACACGGAGGCACAGGCGCCGACTGGATCACAACCTGCATCGCAGCCGAAGAACTAGGCTACGCAGACATAAGCTGCGCCATACCCGTATTCTGGCTAGTACAATCAAGCTGGGGCTACGTAGTCGACAAATACGCCTCAGAAGACGTTAGAAACGCAGTAATCAGACCCGCCATCAAAGGAGACGCATTCATAGGCATAGCCACAACAGAATCCGGCGGAGGCTCAGACGTAGCCGGCTTCAAATCCGTAGCCAAAAAAGACGGCGACAACTGGATAATCAACGGCGAAAAAATGTACATCAGCGGCACCGAAGAAGTCCAAAAACTCGGCGGCGGCTACTGGATAACCGCCCGAACCTCACCCGCACCACCAGGAGCACCACACAAAGGCTTAACAGGATTCTACATACCAATCAACGCGCCCGGCGTAGAGGTCACCAAACGCTTCGACGACGTAGGCAGAATGGGCATCTCAACTGGTGGCTTCAGCATGAAAAACGTCAAAATCCCAGACACCTACCGACTGAGCAAAGAGGACGAAGGATTCTACCCCACAATGGAAGGATTCGACCTCGCACGAATACTCATCGGCGCCGTATGCGTAGGCGTCGCCCAGAGAGTTCTGGAAATCGGCATGGACTACATCAAACAACGCAAAGCATTCGGAAGCCCCATAGGCAAATTCGAAGGCATACAGTTCGAGTTAGCCGACGACTGGACCGAACTCGAAGCCAGCAGAGCACTGCTCTACCGCACAGCATGGATGATCAACGAACGATACAAAGGCAAAATGTCACCACTCGAAGTAGTCAAATACATCTCAGCATGCAAACTGAAAATCCCACCGTTCGCAATGCACGCTGCGGAACACGCAATGGTTTGGATGGGAGCCTACGGCTACTCGCAGGAATGCCCCTTAGACATGGCGTGGCGCGGCGTAATGTCCTACGTCATCGGCGCAGAAGGAGCCTTGAATATTCAGCGCATAGTCATAGGCAGAGAACTACTCGGAAAAGAATTCATACCATACAAGTAG
- a CDS encoding dihydroorotase family protein codes for MDTVLYNAKIPMNGDLVEAGIAIDHDRIVKIAKKTNLPKASKSIDLKGKVALPGLIDSHVHLRDQEMAYREDFTTGTSAAAAGGVTTVIDMPNNRPITMSPETLTARMQLADTRILVNVAFNSAFPTQPSEIPQIVETGAVGFKLYMLQQIGGVNIDDDDTLLNAFKTTRRAKTLVAVHAEDKTIIEQAQKKLREQGRKDVEAFLQAHPTEAEEKATKRVIELSKKSDAHVHFCHVSSLLAMKAVIGAKKLGYNATCEVTPHHLLLTSKHLRKYGRLAVEIPPLRRNSDVAYLWRQLHKGLVDTIASDHAPHSLEEKEAESVWDVKPGIAGLETMLPLLLTQVNRRQLTIQQLVRLTCRNPAEIYRIKDRGTLAEGSFADIIVVDLKKEHHVDASTFLSKAKFSPFDGWKVKGAPVKTFVNGQLVMDKGEIVARPSCGQVIRRVV; via the coding sequence GTGGACACAGTTCTCTACAACGCCAAAATCCCTATGAACGGAGACTTGGTTGAAGCAGGCATAGCCATCGACCACGATCGAATAGTCAAAATAGCCAAGAAAACGAATCTGCCCAAAGCATCCAAAAGCATTGATCTGAAAGGAAAAGTTGCACTCCCGGGACTCATCGATTCACATGTTCATCTCAGAGATCAAGAGATGGCATACCGAGAAGATTTTACGACCGGAACAAGCGCGGCAGCCGCCGGCGGCGTCACCACAGTCATAGACATGCCAAACAACCGCCCAATAACAATGAGCCCCGAGACTTTGACCGCGAGGATGCAACTTGCCGACACTCGCATACTCGTAAACGTGGCTTTCAACTCAGCGTTTCCAACACAACCGTCAGAGATTCCCCAAATCGTGGAAACTGGAGCAGTAGGATTCAAACTATACATGCTCCAGCAAATAGGCGGAGTCAACATCGATGACGACGACACACTCCTCAACGCATTCAAAACAACACGCAGAGCTAAAACCCTAGTTGCGGTTCACGCAGAAGACAAAACGATAATTGAGCAAGCCCAAAAGAAACTCAGAGAGCAAGGACGAAAAGATGTGGAAGCCTTTCTGCAAGCACACCCAACCGAGGCAGAGGAAAAGGCAACAAAAAGAGTCATAGAGCTATCTAAGAAATCAGACGCTCACGTGCACTTTTGCCACGTCAGCTCGCTGCTTGCCATGAAAGCTGTCATAGGCGCCAAAAAACTCGGATACAACGCGACCTGTGAAGTCACGCCGCATCACCTCCTGCTAACTTCTAAGCATTTGCGAAAGTATGGAAGGCTCGCTGTTGAGATACCACCGTTGAGGCGAAACAGCGACGTGGCTTATCTCTGGCGGCAATTACACAAAGGTTTAGTAGACACTATCGCTTCGGATCACGCGCCTCATTCGTTAGAGGAAAAAGAGGCAGAATCGGTTTGGGATGTGAAACCAGGCATCGCGGGCTTAGAAACCATGCTTCCGCTACTACTCACACAAGTAAACAGGAGACAACTGACTATACAGCAGCTTGTCCGCTTAACGTGCAGAAACCCAGCTGAGATATACCGCATCAAAGATCGAGGAACCTTAGCCGAGGGGTCATTTGCAGACATCATTGTCGTTGATCTCAAGAAAGAACATCACGTGGATGCATCAACTTTCCTTTCAAAAGCCAAGTTTTCGCCCTTCGATGGCTGGAAGGTTAAAGGAGCACCAGTAAAAACCTTTGTCAACGGGCAACTTGTCATGGACAAGGGTGAAATTGTGGCGAGACCAAGTTGCGGACAGGTCATTAGACGAGTAGTTTAA
- a CDS encoding Mut7-C RNAse domain-containing protein, with amino-acid sequence MTEAKPHDERPLLKFVTDGMLGKLTRWLRMLGHDVEYVGSIDDKDLMARAKKESRILLTRDLELYRQAITKGAEAFLIESPNQTASLASLARRFGFKLEVDAKVSRCPKCNGELCVVSKSNIAVKIPATTSSNYDEFWQCQNCGQVFWRGAHWQKIEKTLAEAKKTLATLT; translated from the coding sequence ATGACTGAAGCAAAGCCGCATGACGAGAGACCCCTTCTGAAATTCGTGACAGATGGTATGTTGGGGAAGTTGACCCGTTGGCTTCGCATGCTCGGGCATGACGTTGAATACGTCGGCTCTATAGATGACAAAGACCTAATGGCCAGGGCTAAGAAGGAAAGCCGAATTCTGCTAACACGCGATCTGGAGCTTTACAGACAGGCAATAACGAAAGGTGCCGAAGCATTTCTCATAGAAAGCCCAAACCAGACTGCAAGCTTGGCCAGCCTAGCAAGAAGATTCGGATTCAAACTTGAAGTTGACGCAAAGGTTTCTCGCTGCCCCAAATGCAACGGTGAGTTGTGTGTCGTCTCCAAATCCAACATCGCAGTGAAGATTCCAGCTACGACTTCCTCAAACTACGATGAGTTTTGGCAATGTCAGAACTGTGGACAAGTATTCTGGCGTGGCGCTCATTGGCAGAAAATAGAAAAAACTTTGGCTGAGGCTAAGAAGACTCTGGCAACACTAACCTGA
- a CDS encoding DNA-directed RNA polymerase subunit K, producing MLESSSITTDDKAIWVGPPKLTRFERARIVGARALQIAMGAPVLVVPSQGASNPIDIAIKELETGVLPITLRRTLPDGTHQDIPLKWLLH from the coding sequence GTGCTGGAGAGTTCTAGCATCACAACCGACGACAAAGCAATCTGGGTTGGCCCGCCTAAGCTAACCCGCTTTGAGAGAGCTCGCATAGTCGGAGCTAGAGCCCTCCAGATCGCTATGGGCGCTCCCGTCTTGGTTGTGCCTTCTCAAGGTGCATCCAACCCCATTGATATCGCGATCAAAGAGCTTGAAACAGGCGTCCTTCCAATAACCCTTCGCCGAACCTTGCCCGATGGAACACACCAAGACATTCCGCTCAAGTGGTTGCTGCACTAA
- the thsB gene encoding thermosome subunit beta yields MSSELAGTPVLILREGASRSRGREAQHANIMAAKIVAESVKSALGPKGMDKMLVDSFGDVTITSDGRTILSEMDIQHPAAKMMVEVAKTQDDEVGDGTTSAVIIAGELLGKAEDLIDKNVHPTVIIDGYRKAAEKALEVLEKTAIPVKSSDRQWLKRVAVTAMASKLVADHKEQLADIASQAVLHVAEKADKDYKVDIDDIMVEKKPGESMTETKLINGIVVDKEVVHPGMPKRVEKAKIALLDTAMEIEKTEFDAKINIESPEQMEAFLQQEETMLKDMVGKVAKTGANVIVAQKGIDDLVQHFLARKGILAVRRVKKSDMEKLAKATGGKVITNLDDMTEKDLGYAEVVEERKIGDDKMTFIEGCKNPKSVAILIRGGTERIVAEAERSIHDALCVARDVVREPKVVAGGGSPELEVAKALRDYAQTLPGREQLAVTSYADAMESIPLTLSENAGLDPIDIISELRARHEKGEIWAGVDVLEGKARNMEKVGVFEPLAVKKQIIKSATEAATMILKIDDIIASGKMKTPPMPPKGPPGGMGMGAEGAGEF; encoded by the coding sequence TTGTCATCAGAACTAGCTGGAACACCCGTTCTAATACTACGGGAAGGCGCATCACGCTCCAGAGGCAGAGAAGCCCAACACGCCAACATAATGGCAGCCAAAATCGTGGCTGAATCAGTAAAAAGCGCTCTAGGACCCAAAGGCATGGACAAAATGCTCGTCGACAGCTTCGGCGACGTCACAATAACCAGCGACGGAAGAACCATCCTAAGCGAGATGGACATTCAGCATCCCGCAGCCAAAATGATGGTAGAAGTGGCCAAAACACAAGACGATGAAGTAGGCGACGGCACAACCAGCGCCGTAATCATCGCAGGCGAACTATTGGGCAAGGCGGAAGATCTTATCGACAAAAACGTTCACCCAACCGTCATCATAGACGGCTACCGAAAAGCAGCAGAAAAAGCCCTCGAGGTTCTCGAAAAAACAGCAATACCCGTCAAATCCAGTGACCGCCAATGGTTGAAAAGAGTAGCTGTAACAGCAATGGCAAGCAAACTCGTAGCCGACCACAAAGAACAACTGGCAGACATCGCTTCACAAGCAGTCTTACACGTCGCTGAGAAAGCCGACAAGGACTACAAAGTCGACATCGACGACATAATGGTTGAGAAAAAACCCGGCGAATCCATGACTGAAACCAAACTCATCAATGGCATAGTTGTAGACAAGGAAGTAGTTCATCCAGGCATGCCCAAGCGCGTCGAAAAAGCCAAAATCGCGCTTTTGGACACGGCAATGGAGATTGAGAAAACCGAGTTCGACGCCAAAATCAACATTGAAAGCCCAGAGCAAATGGAAGCTTTTCTACAGCAAGAAGAGACCATGCTAAAGGATATGGTTGGAAAAGTGGCCAAAACAGGCGCAAACGTCATCGTTGCGCAGAAGGGCATCGACGACCTCGTTCAGCACTTCCTAGCTCGAAAGGGGATTCTGGCGGTGAGACGAGTCAAGAAGTCTGACATGGAGAAGCTGGCGAAAGCAACAGGTGGGAAAGTAATCACCAACTTAGATGACATGACTGAGAAAGACCTAGGTTACGCTGAGGTAGTTGAAGAGCGCAAGATCGGCGACGACAAAATGACATTCATTGAAGGCTGCAAGAATCCGAAGTCAGTGGCTATCCTCATAAGAGGCGGAACCGAAAGAATCGTAGCAGAAGCCGAACGATCCATACACGACGCCCTATGCGTAGCGCGAGACGTTGTCCGAGAGCCTAAAGTCGTTGCTGGAGGAGGCTCTCCAGAACTTGAAGTTGCCAAAGCGCTGAGAGATTATGCGCAGACATTGCCAGGAAGAGAGCAGCTTGCGGTCACATCTTATGCCGATGCAATGGAATCAATACCCTTGACGCTTTCAGAAAACGCTGGACTAGATCCGATTGACATTATATCGGAGCTGCGGGCTCGACATGAGAAAGGCGAAATCTGGGCTGGAGTCGACGTTTTGGAAGGCAAGGCGCGGAACATGGAGAAAGTCGGAGTCTTCGAACCCTTAGCAGTCAAGAAACAGATAATCAAATCTGCAACCGAAGCTGCCACAATGATACTGAAAATCGACGACATAATCGCATCTGGAAAGATGAAGACGCCGCCAATGCCACCAAAGGGACCTCCGGGCGGTATGGGCATGGGCGCTGAAGGTGCTGGAGAGTTCTAG
- a CDS encoding zinc ribbon domain-containing protein has translation MRNGILANCSKCGAKVTEAMSFCPNCGSPLKAVAPPAPAPAPAPAPAPQPRREEKQEKHEKREKGEKGEKSEKGEKGEKHEKQAYGPIVPIIGGAILVVLGLLFYINMTTTITPVIWAYFFVIIGIVIILVAIYATMTASRRNPPT, from the coding sequence GTGAGGAATGGAATATTGGCAAACTGCTCTAAATGTGGCGCGAAAGTCACTGAAGCGATGAGTTTCTGTCCGAACTGCGGGTCGCCTCTGAAGGCAGTGGCTCCACCGGCTCCAGCACCTGCTCCTGCGCCTGCTCCAGCTCCGCAGCCGAGGCGTGAGGAAAAGCAGGAGAAGCACGAGAAGCGTGAGAAAGGGGAGAAAGGTGAAAAGTCTGAGAAGGGCGAGAAGGGTGAAAAACATGAGAAGCAGGCTTATGGACCCATTGTGCCAATTATTGGTGGCGCGATTCTCGTGGTTTTAGGCTTGTTGTTCTACATTAACATGACTACGACCATAACACCTGTGATTTGGGCTTATTTCTTTGTGATAATAGGCATCGTTATCATTCTGGTAGCGATTTACGCAACGATGACGGCGTCGAGAAGGAATCCGCCGACCTAG
- a CDS encoding GH3 auxin-responsive promoter family protein: MEFLKGIVTPWYESLKNPAESQQQTLLDLLKRYETTQYGISRGADKLSSTEDFRKHFPTIDYKGLSPYLESVRSADYRVILPEPPLTWVMTRGSTGRSKVLPATQTHLELILSCGARAFINYAIRKNDTAILTGKILNLNFPSAVATIDSAGQTVSYGYSSGTYARLNPMLNQASLTPRQEDIDALGPGITKHDWERRFELVYQKASPENIVATMGVTPVILSWARYIKRKHGKKPRELWNLRALFCTSVRKIQFRYAPMLRKYFGEVPIVEIYSATEGVFAQQLDDLPYISPNYDKYYFEVETSKGTKMLHELKRGEWGKLIISSCMFPRYDIGDMIESMGKNYFRIFGRRTFLTLLEHRLYRLLWSWLI, from the coding sequence ATGGAATTTCTAAAGGGCATAGTCACGCCGTGGTACGAATCACTCAAAAACCCAGCAGAATCACAACAACAAACACTCTTAGACTTACTTAAACGATACGAGACAACGCAGTATGGAATCAGCAGAGGCGCAGACAAACTATCAAGCACGGAAGACTTCAGAAAACACTTCCCAACAATCGACTACAAAGGACTAAGTCCATATCTGGAAAGCGTTCGAAGCGCCGACTACCGCGTAATCTTGCCGGAACCACCCTTAACTTGGGTCATGACCAGAGGCTCAACTGGACGATCCAAAGTGCTGCCAGCCACCCAAACTCACCTCGAACTCATCCTGTCATGCGGAGCCAGAGCCTTCATCAACTACGCCATAAGAAAAAACGACACCGCAATCCTAACCGGCAAAATCTTGAATCTCAACTTCCCATCAGCTGTGGCAACCATCGACTCAGCGGGGCAAACAGTCTCCTACGGCTACAGCTCAGGAACCTACGCCCGACTAAACCCAATGCTCAACCAAGCCAGCCTCACCCCAAGACAGGAAGACATCGACGCGCTTGGACCCGGCATAACCAAACACGACTGGGAACGAAGATTTGAACTTGTATACCAAAAAGCTTCGCCCGAAAACATCGTAGCAACTATGGGCGTCACACCCGTAATTCTCTCATGGGCACGGTACATCAAACGTAAACACGGAAAAAAGCCACGCGAACTCTGGAACCTGCGCGCCCTATTCTGCACCAGCGTAAGAAAAATCCAGTTCCGCTACGCGCCAATGCTCCGAAAGTATTTCGGCGAAGTGCCAATTGTGGAAATCTACAGCGCCACCGAAGGCGTCTTCGCACAGCAACTCGACGACTTACCCTACATTTCACCCAACTATGACAAATACTACTTCGAAGTCGAAACCAGCAAGGGCACAAAAATGCTTCACGAACTGAAAAGAGGCGAATGGGGCAAACTCATAATCTCATCATGCATGTTTCCCCGATACGACATCGGCGACATGATCGAATCAATGGGCAAAAACTACTTCCGCATCTTCGGAAGACGAACCTTCCTAACTCTCCTCGAACATAGACTGTACAGACTGCTGTGGAGCTGGCTAATCTAG
- a CDS encoding electron transfer flavoprotein subunit beta/FixA family protein, which produces MVRIIVCVKQAIDVSQIKVDTATRRLITVDAPKKISDFDKNALEEAVRLKEKLGGEVVTVTLGPEDAKTTVREALAMGADKAYVVSDPMFEGGDTMATSYVLAEAVKKIGQFDLVLCGEASVDSFSAQVGPRLADRLGLPVVMYVKKLTLEGDTVTVERNLEDSYETIKAKTPVLLAVTKELNEPRIPSLMAIMKASRKEVVLWKATDLNVQAEKVGQAGSAIKIVSVLAPKVERKKTVIKGETAAETAEKLAKALIQDGVVKQVKA; this is translated from the coding sequence ATGGTCAGGATAATCGTGTGCGTGAAACAAGCGATAGACGTGTCTCAGATTAAGGTGGATACGGCTACGCGGCGTTTGATAACTGTTGATGCGCCTAAGAAAATCAGCGACTTCGACAAGAATGCGTTGGAGGAGGCTGTTCGGTTGAAGGAGAAGTTGGGCGGCGAAGTCGTGACTGTGACTCTTGGACCTGAGGATGCCAAGACCACTGTTCGTGAGGCGTTGGCTATGGGCGCTGACAAAGCCTATGTCGTGAGTGATCCGATGTTTGAGGGTGGCGACACGATGGCGACTAGTTACGTGTTGGCTGAGGCGGTGAAGAAGATTGGGCAGTTTGATCTTGTTTTGTGTGGTGAGGCTTCGGTTGATAGTTTTTCTGCGCAGGTTGGTCCGCGTTTGGCGGATCGCTTAGGTCTCCCGGTTGTAATGTATGTGAAGAAGCTCACGTTGGAAGGCGACACTGTAACGGTTGAACGGAACCTTGAGGACAGTTATGAAACGATCAAGGCAAAGACGCCTGTTCTGTTAGCGGTGACGAAGGAGTTGAATGAGCCTCGCATTCCGTCGTTGATGGCGATTATGAAGGCGTCCAGGAAGGAGGTTGTTCTGTGGAAAGCCACTGACTTGAATGTTCAAGCGGAGAAGGTAGGTCAGGCGGGTTCGGCGATCAAGATTGTGTCTGTTTTGGCGCCTAAAGTGGAGCGCAAGAAAACTGTGATTAAAGGTGAAACTGCGGCTGAGACTGCTGAGAAGTTGGCTAAGGCGCTTATTCAAGATGGTGTGGTTAAGCAGGTGAAGGCGTGA
- a CDS encoding electron transfer flavoprotein subunit alpha/FixB family protein, translating to MSEFHGVWVYSENMNLMLEMLTKATELAAKLKTEAGALLIGHDVRAQATQLVNSGADKVFVVDHAALKVFNSETYLSALTTAVKERKPEIILFGSTRKGKELAARLATRLETGCVPDCTNVSVDEQGSLVSERVVYGGNGSATHVFLTKPAIACVPPRTFEKHAPTDKKGEIVDVSVSQFDAPRTETVEVKPLEAGGGKLEEAKVVIVGGRGIEKKEDFRILESLSYALGGQVGYTRPLAEDRKWFKGDWIGLSGIKIKPVLYIGAGISGVIQHVAGIRDSQVIVAINKDEQAPIFEMADYIVVGDLYEIIPALEAALKKLLPQS from the coding sequence ATGAGCGAGTTTCATGGTGTTTGGGTTTATTCAGAAAACATGAATTTGATGTTGGAGATGTTGACGAAGGCCACTGAGCTGGCGGCTAAGTTGAAGACTGAAGCAGGCGCGTTACTTATTGGTCATGATGTTAGAGCGCAGGCAACTCAGCTCGTGAATTCTGGTGCTGACAAGGTGTTTGTGGTCGACCACGCTGCGCTTAAGGTTTTCAATTCTGAGACGTATCTGAGTGCGCTGACTACGGCTGTAAAGGAACGGAAGCCTGAGATCATTCTGTTCGGATCGACACGTAAGGGCAAGGAGCTGGCTGCAAGGTTGGCTACTCGACTTGAAACGGGTTGCGTGCCAGACTGCACTAACGTGAGTGTGGATGAGCAGGGTAGTTTGGTTAGCGAGCGAGTGGTTTATGGTGGTAACGGCTCGGCTACGCATGTGTTTCTGACTAAGCCAGCGATCGCGTGCGTGCCTCCGCGAACTTTCGAGAAGCATGCGCCGACGGACAAGAAGGGTGAGATCGTGGATGTGAGTGTTTCGCAGTTTGATGCGCCGCGAACGGAGACGGTTGAGGTGAAGCCTTTGGAGGCTGGTGGTGGCAAGCTTGAGGAAGCTAAAGTGGTCATCGTTGGTGGTCGTGGTATTGAGAAGAAGGAGGATTTCAGAATACTGGAAAGCTTGAGCTATGCTTTGGGTGGGCAAGTGGGTTATACTAGGCCGTTGGCTGAGGATCGCAAGTGGTTTAAGGGCGATTGGATCGGCTTGTCTGGGATTAAGATCAAACCTGTGTTGTACATTGGCGCGGGTATTTCTGGGGTTATTCAGCATGTGGCGGGGATTAGGGATTCACAGGTTATTGTGGCTATTAACAAGGATGAGCAGGCGCCGATTTTTGAAATGGCGGATTACATTGTCGTGGGCGACTTGTACGAGATCATTCCCGCTTTAGAAGCGGCGTTGAAGAAGCTGTTACCTCAGAGCTGA